In Gemmobacter sp., the sequence CCGGGCGTGGCGGCGCAGACCGCGCGGGGTGGAATTGAAACGGCCCTGCCGGATCATCCGGGACAGGCTGCGGCCGCCGGCCACTTCCGCAATCAGACCATGTGACACCACACATTGCCCCCCTCCCCCATCCCCTCCCCACGAGGGGGAGGGGAGGCACTTGGCCTCCGGGCCGTGCGGGGGGCGGCGATGCGGCCCCCCGCACCCGCCCTATCCCCGGGCGTTGAAGAAATCGTGGATGGTCTGGGCCAGCGTTTCGGAAATGCCGTCCACCGCCATCAGATCCGACAGGCCCGCGCGCGACACCGCCTTGGCCGATCCGAAATGCGCCAGCAGCGCCCGCTTGCGCGCGGCGCCCACGCCCGGCACCTCGTCCAGCGGCGTCGCCGTCATGGCCTTGGCGCGTTTGGCGCGGTGGGTGCCGATGGCAAAGCGGTGTGCCTCGTCGCGCAGGCGCTGGATGAAATACAGCACCGGATGGTTGCGGGGCAGCGCCATGACGGGCTGGCCGGGGCGGTGGAATTCCTCCTTGCCATGGTCGCGGTCCACGCCCTTGGCCACCCCGATGAAGGGAATATCCTCGACCCCCAGCCCCTCCATCACCTCGCGCACGGCCGAGATCTGGCCGGCGCCGCCGTCGATCAGCAGCAGGTCGGGCCACGAGGGCGATTCCCGGTCGGGATCCTCTTTCAGCAGGCGTTCAAAGCGGCGGGTCAGCACCTCTTTCATCATGGCGAAGTCGTCGCCGGGGGTCAGCCCATCGCCCTTGATGTTGTATTTGCGGTATTCGCCCTTCATCAGCCCGTCGGGCCCCGCCACGATCATGCCGCCCACCGCATTGGTGCCCATGATGTGCGAGTTGTCGTAGACCTCGATCCGTTTCGGCGGCGCCTCCAGCGCAAAGGCTTCGGCCAGCCCCTCCAGCAACTTCGTCTGCGCGGTGTTCTCGGCCAGGCGGCGGCCCAGGCTTTCCTTGGCGTTGCGCAGGGCGTTTTCCACCAGTTCGGCCTTTTCGCCGCGCTGGGGCACCGCCAGGTCCACCTTGCGCCCGGCCCGGTCGGTCAGCAGCTGGCCCAGCAGATCCGGGTCTTCGACCCCATGCGACAGCAGGATCAGCCGGGGCGGTTCCTTGCCATCGTAGAACTGCGCGAGAAAGGCTTGCAGGATCTCCGGCTCCTCTGCCCCGGCGCCGGTGCGGGGGTAGAAATCGCTGTTGCCCCAGCTTTGATGCGCGCGGATGAAGAACACCTGCACGCAGGCCTGCCCGCCTTGCAGATGCACGGCCACCACATCGGCCTCGGCCACGCCGCGGGGGTTGATGCCCTGGGCCTGCTGCACATTGGTCAGCGCGCGGATGCGGTCGCGCAGGGCCGCCGCCCGCTCGAACTCCATCGCTTCGGATGCCTGCTGCATCTGCGCGGCAAGGTCGGCCTGCACATGGGTCGTGCGCCCTTCCAGAAAGCGGCGGGCATCCTCGACCAGACCCGCATAGTCGGCCTGGCTGATTTCGCCCGTGCAGGGGGCCGAACAGCGGCGGATCTGGTGCAGCAGGCAGGGGCGGGTGCGGGTGGAAAACATCGAATCCGAACAGTTGCGCAGCAGGAACACCTTTTGCAGCTGGTTCAGCGTGCGGTTCACCGCCCCCGCGCTGGCAAAGGGGCCGAAGTAATGGCCCGGCGCCGACCGCTTGCCCCGATGCTTGGTGATCTGCGGAAAGGCGTGGTCGCCGGTGATCAGGATGTTCGGGAACGACTTGTCGTCGCGCATCAGCACGTTGTAGCGCGGCTTCAGCTGCTTGATCAGGTTCTGTTCCAGCAACAGCGCCTCGACCTCGGTCCGGGTTGTCAGGAACATCATGCTGGCGGTTTCGTGGATCATCCGGGCAATCCGCCCCGAATGGCCCGCGGGCCGGGCATAGTTCGACACCCGCGCCTTCAGGTTGCGCGCCTTGCCGACATACAACACCTCGTTCGCCGCATTCAGCATGCGGTAGACCCCGGGCGAGGCATCCAGCCCCCGCACCAGGCGCGCAATCAGCGCGTGGCCGCTGGCGGCCTGATCATCGGGGGTATCGGGGAGTTCGGCGTAATCGTCCTGCATGGTGATTCCCGTTGCCAGCCCCTTTCGGCTGCCTGTTCCGGCCGTGGGTTTCAAGCAGAAAGCTGTCCACGGTTTCTGTGGATAACTCTGCGGAGAAGTTTTGGCGAAGGGTGAATTTTCCTTGTTTTCAGCCCGGTTCGTTAACTTGCCCAAAAAACAGGCGTAAATCTAACACTTTGAAATTGTTTGAATTTAATATTTGACCCTACCAAATGGTTGATCCGCATGACAGAATCGTTACCCCTGCATGACGGCAAGGCCGTTGGTGGACAAGTCAAGGCCGGACGTCAGGTAAAGTGGCCCGGCCTGCTTGTGTCACCACGCCACGGGCTGGCCAGCCGGGGCACGGGGCCCAGCGTCAGCGCCTGCCCCGTGACCGCATGGGCCGTCGTCAGCCAAGCCAGAACCGGCGCCAGATCCGCAGCCCCGATCGACGGATTGCAGGTCAGCGCATTCACCCGC encodes:
- the uvrC gene encoding excinuclease ABC subunit UvrC produces the protein MQDDYAELPDTPDDQAASGHALIARLVRGLDASPGVYRMLNAANEVLYVGKARNLKARVSNYARPAGHSGRIARMIHETASMMFLTTRTEVEALLLEQNLIKQLKPRYNVLMRDDKSFPNILITGDHAFPQITKHRGKRSAPGHYFGPFASAGAVNRTLNQLQKVFLLRNCSDSMFSTRTRPCLLHQIRRCSAPCTGEISQADYAGLVEDARRFLEGRTTHVQADLAAQMQQASEAMEFERAAALRDRIRALTNVQQAQGINPRGVAEADVVAVHLQGGQACVQVFFIRAHQSWGNSDFYPRTGAGAEEPEILQAFLAQFYDGKEPPRLILLSHGVEDPDLLGQLLTDRAGRKVDLAVPQRGEKAELVENALRNAKESLGRRLAENTAQTKLLEGLAEAFALEAPPKRIEVYDNSHIMGTNAVGGMIVAGPDGLMKGEYRKYNIKGDGLTPGDDFAMMKEVLTRRFERLLKEDPDRESPSWPDLLLIDGGAGQISAVREVMEGLGVEDIPFIGVAKGVDRDHGKEEFHRPGQPVMALPRNHPVLYFIQRLRDEAHRFAIGTHRAKRAKAMTATPLDEVPGVGAARKRALLAHFGSAKAVSRAGLSDLMAVDGISETLAQTIHDFFNARG